gagaaagaagaagactaAGGGCAACAAACACATCAAAGACGGTGAAACGAGACAAATAAAAACCCAAATTGATTCTGTTTTCTGCCCTGCATGCCAGGGTACCGGTATAACTATTGACGGGGATGACCTGGAGAAGCCAACTGTCCCTCTATCTGAGGTACGTGCAACATGAAATAGGCTTATATTCAATTACAGTGTTATTCCCGTTGGTTCTTATGGTCATTAATcgtaataattttgtttaaaatgtttaggTTTTGTTAGTAACCTCTCCATTACATGTTTTTCAAGTTTCAACACCAAAATTAATGGCAAACAGCAAAATAGATTTCAACGGAAGTTTATAGAGAAGAgaacaaaacatttgaaatcatGAGGGGTTCAAAACGGAAAATGGTTAAAGTTCGATAACGataacctaaaaaaaattaaggcaTGAATTGTTTTGCTCATACAAATTTTCATGCAAAATTATActtctatttcaaaatctaagaattaatataaatgcgactaaataatttagttcCCCTATTCAACTCCTAATTTTCTTGTATACCACtactaaacatttttttggaatttgattaagaattcaactcttGTACTTGTAGAGGAGACAaattaaggtaaaaaaaaactgaggaaatagacttaattttagaaaaacagaaaattgaaGTGGTTACCAAATAATAAACTAACTAAATGCTGGAATAATATGTTAAGTTTACTTCGTAAGTTTGTGATTACaaagtattttaattgataattaaattaggcAAAGGTTCTTAGTTAAGCTAGACGAGGTGACTAAGGCGATCAAAAGGCCTATTCGTCAACCTTTTCTATAGCGTATAGAGATTATCATAGTTAGCATCTTATCTTGGCTAATAGTGTGAAATGCAttcacatattttattattatttctagaTGATTTTGGTTAAAGAGAATCGACTGACATGTCTATGCTTTTTCAAGGAAGTTCATGTAAGAATTTCACGGACATgtttttgataaaatgaaCCGTGCCGAAGATTTTGTCTTAGGGATAGATACCTTCATTACCAACTTTGTAACCATTAACAAGCATCTCTTTCTGTTTGGCTATAGatctttaaatacaaaataaaagtgaGCGATGCCCGAAGAGCATGGATGAAAAGTCCAGAGGTTCTGCAGAATTGTTCGACAGGTTTTCAATTCCCTTACCAACCCGATGAAACTATACAGGTGGGAACCAAACCATTCTATCTAGAAACTGCTCCCGTTTCATGTATGTATGTAGTCCTGAATTTTATTAACTTGATTGCAGGAAAATGTGAAGCCTCTCAAGTTGCTGCATTTTTATGGAGCTTTTGTATAGAAAGTACCTTCAAATTTGTTGGTTGGAACAATAGGCATCCAGCATGCGCTGAAGCGTACAGTAGGTAGGTCTtactttcttaattaatagatACTGAACAAACTTTGAACAATCTCATGGTTATTGTAAATGATATGTCCACAAGTCTCGTAAATATTATGAAGAGTGAAGGGCGTGGAGTATcttgatatatataagattGGTCCTTCACTAGAtctgttttttccttttcttttgggttGCAGTTAGATCAAACTTTGAGACTTCATTGTACGTCAATATTACTGGATCACATCTCACAATTGCAATCCAACATGatcgttttttctttccttttaagcCATTTTTTCCGACTTTTCTACACACTTGATGTGATCAAATCAGATATGCCATTGACCTCGAATTGTCAAGAATTAAGGGGAATTAAGGGGCTGTTGGGAtgttgagttataatagtttgggTCCAAGTGTAGACTATTTATTGCCTTAAACTAGAATAATGCTGACATATTTATACATTGGAGGGAAATATAGATGGGATGTGAGAAGagattctctttttttcttgaaaaaaaaaggaaagtttACTTGTTTTATCAGGTATTTGAATTAAAggttaattttatctttaggttttaaaattaCACGAACAACAGTCCAATTTGAATAAAGtattattgacaaaaaaattctattaCCACCAGAGTATTAATACTCATCTTGTTCACATTGGAAATTTGATCTTCTTGAATAGTAGTTGACTTGGTGACTTTTTATAATAAAGGCCAATAATTTGTGGTAGGACAGAAACCAAGAGACATCCCAATCAACAAATTAGAAAGGCACGAGTTAAATAAAAGGTAGTTTTATGCGTATATGTCCTTTGCGTAGAGTTATAGGAAAAAGAGTTTGTTTGGTTAAGTTTCAAAAGTGATCCGCAAGGATGTTTCTTTGAGTGCGTTCTGAATTTGGTGGGGAGTCTTCCGATTTTCTTGTTGgcttctctcttttattaccttaaaaaaaatgatctgCAAGAAAATGGAAGTGAAGGGTTATAGAAGGAagtattgttttgttatttttaatttttttgaaattctaaTGAAAGGCCAGAGATCGGAAGTATAAAGTGAAATATATGTGGTGTAGAGTGATTTTGTTTGTATAGTGGGAATTTTCTGGGCTCAGCTGGAATTTATGGTTGAGACTGGGAGATGTGTCTTTTTCTTAACTTACTTATCAGTCTTCTCCAAATTGCCAAATTGGAGAAGGACCATTGCCTTCATTTTTCCATTAAAAACAATCTTTCTCATAtctctttaaaagaaattattttctgATGAAGACAAGCCATTAGGATTAATGCCCATTCCCTCTTTCACAGCcgaaaacaaaatggttgaatCAGATCATTTCTTACCATTTctaaaattcataatattatttaaaatttgtgcaccaaataaaaacaaatttgagtatttctcttttctcaaaACCTAAACTTGAtcaccttttaaaaaaaacataacttttgaaatgaaaGTATTCCAACCAAAAAACCAACTTGGTGGAAATCACATTTGATAATCAACTTCGACAACTAGCTTCTACTTCGAACTCTAGCAACTACCTCTCTACGATAAACTTAAACTAAAAACACCTTTGATAATTAACTACAATGACAAGTGCTTTTAAGTactagaaaaataacttgGTTGACAAAAGTGCTTTTggtacaaaattgaaatactAGTTTATAATGcttaataatcatttttatagTGATTTGATATTGAAAAGTCGTTTAAGAATGATTGGATCATTCTTATAGACTTATTTGCCACAAGCATCCATAAGTCCGATTGTTTCTTAACAACATCACCACAATCAATGATATGAGTATTGTTTTACTTACTTGGTAGGACTAACCaacttaactattttaaataacaatattttttgtatgcaTGAAACTGATTTTTAcgttgattatatatatatatatatataattcacaTATCAAATGAGGGTtaaccatttgaaaaaatatgtaaatagtTGGAAAGtggaacaaaaagaaagcaaaaacaaacaaaataacaaaaaagtaCTCATAAAAtggatatttgttttttcaaaaaaacattttctagaaagaattaatgaaagtgaaaatatGACGATTCTCCAAATTTGGAGAACTTGTACGTGGATATGGTAAAGAAATGTGGTAGCATTTTATTGACTATTCAGATGGTGGGAGagattcaaataaaagaaatcacgagaaagaaaatatacatAGCAACGAtaagaagaaatataaaaataaaaataaaatgattaaatttatggagggaaattaaaatcaaaagctttgatttctcttttggtttaccttttatttatctatgttagtgaaaaaaaatataatgggCCTTAATTGTTGTGCATTAacaaacagaaagaaaaaaaaacttataaaaacgaaagaaaaatgtaatccATGTTTTATTCAAGAATGATAGATagaattattgaataaaaaaattttgaaaacaaaatataggtataagaaatatattatttaaaatttaaaaattctacCAAATACAACTAACATATGATCTCAACTCTATGCTCCATACAAAGACATATAAACTCCACACACAAACATATGAACTCTCtagatatataaattattttatttaccgATAAGTTAAATATggtaataatatatatacacatgatAACTTTGAGCGGACAACTCACCGGACTCGTGAATTGGATCCATGACTTCAATGTCTTGTTGTGTACCCGGTCCATGACAACCCGTTGAAGTCGTGGACCAAGTACACAACTTAACTTAGTCGTGGATCCCATTTATGACTTCActacttatttttaaatcttattttttattttattttttaaaataacattatttaaaaaattgactgCCTAATTAATTGTTTGCACACATAATACTTTGGCATGCGTGTGAGCTTTTTGCCAGTGGTCTTAAACTAGTAATGCCTTGAGACCTTAACTTTTCACTTATGTGGTTGTCCTAACTGCTTAAAAGTTTCCCATCCGCCTCAGCTACTGAATCCACGCTTGCACTCGTAATTCCACGTCAATCACAAACTGATAAAAATTTCGATCTAATATGATCCAATAAGCTAATTACCTTAAAGTCAAATACCGTGAgacaaacaacaaattttctaatacaaAATTAGAACGGATCATCAATCTCATTTGAATGTTCTTCACATATGCAACTCAATAACAACTCAATAAACATTAACCTTCCTAAATTCAATTTATCATAAAACTTCATTGGAAATATagttttctaataataataaaaaaactctaaTGTACCATGGtacaataacaaaatcacCCATACTTAGAATGTGATGATAAAtagtattaaataaaatttaattaataatttgatgcatgaaattcataaatattcattgcaaaaagaaaaagaaaaaaaaaaaaaacaaacaaacaaataggCTCACTTGGATTCGAGTCAGTTCGATCTATTCAAGTACTAATGCAAACATTACGGGTTGCTTATTTATTGAAGTCGTGCCATTCACGGAAGAAATTTGTTCCTTTGGAGAAAGACTTGTTTGGGTGCATGAAGATGCCCTCTTCCATTCAcctaattttatattgaaatgaatCAAGTTTGGATAACCACAAAATTggattttagtaatttttttaatcaaccagacaaataaagaaaagaaaaagattatgCAAACTTTCCCTATCTTCATTCCTTTTCGTGGATCACTTATTAGGAGATTCCTACGTTATTGCTCATCTAATTAACTTTTTGTGATAATGGGATTCccacataaaataattttcattatacaTCCACCAATTCCTTGAAACAGATTGAAGGAAATTTTGTAGCCCTTTTTTACACTAAGCTCATAGTTACATGCTATGTGTATATATCTACATCCAATGCCTAGAAATGGTCTAAAGGGAGCTTCTTAGAATAAAAGAAGACATATTACTAAGcagcaaaaaaagaaaaaacagattCTGCTCAGTGACTCATCAGCCTGCATTATGTGCCTCCTCAGTCTTACACTACTGTTGTTCACATTACCATATGAATTTGGATAAGTGTACAGGTTCGTTGTTGTGTTTCCAAACGTTCTTGCGTAAATCGTGTCACCAAACATTCCGATCACTGGATGGATAATGTTTGTTGTGATACTGCTTGAGCTAAGCATTGACGAAGCGATGTATTCGTTTTGTGTTTGTGCGTAGTACGAGTGTGACTGAGGAGAATAGTTGTCGGAATGAAGTTGGGGGGTTGGAGATGCTGGTGTCTCTGCCTCACAAGCATGCCGCCCAAGCGGCCTGCGTGGGATGGCTGGGCCAAGATTTGGAGGTGCTTCAGCTTTTGAGGCATCTGTAGTTTGAAATTTTCCGTAGATTGGGACGAGAGTAGCACGGGAGACTTTGGCCTTGCAAACAGGACATCGGCATTCCACTTGTTGGCATCGTTGTGCAGATAATTTCTTGCAGTGAAGCCATTTATAAATGCAGGGCCAACAGAAGAGATGACCACAAAGGGTTACAACAGGATCTTGAACCGAGTCTAGGCATATGTTGCAGTCAAAGCCATGGGAAGCTTCATCTTCAGCAtctgaaatatatatttggttgtCTAAACATAATCTGTCTCCTCCTAATGAATTGTCGTTTTGCATCAAAGTCTCTTCAAGGTACTCCTGTTCCATGGCCAGGTTTATGTTTCAGCACAGTCTACTTTCTATAATGCCTCAAGCTGATAAACATATCCAAGAAACAAGGTCAGAACTCAGAACTAAAGTCTAAGAGAAATTCACAGTAAAAGGCTGCTGTTTGTAAATACAAGGATGCAAAAAAGCAGACAAAAGAATCAACAATTCGGACAAGAAGCTATAAAGGCACGATTTACTAGGAATTCATTAATAAACCAAAAGCATCCCATTCATTGCAGTGATAAGATAACTGATGAAACGGCAAAACAAATCATCCTAATCCACTGCTTcgaatataatattaattgggTCCCAGAACTGACACGAACATGGGTAAGCTTATAGATTATTCTATTCTGAATGGTCGCCTCTCTTGAAAATTCTATCACGAAACCCCCAAGTGGAGAATGGTGTCAAGGATTTCTGAAGTTCCCATAAATATCAAAACATGCTGATCTTGACAGACCCagattcaatttatttaatcaataagaaattcaaatgatGGAGATTCGTTATGACTCTCACAGACACAATCCATCCAAGAACTTCCCTAGATTACGTTATCctaataaaattgttagaaGTTCCAATTTCTTGCATAACGTGGTAAAGATTCAGAATCTTCTGCATTCATAAGCCATCTTTTGAAGCAGATGGACTCAGTGCAGgtgaaaagtgaaaagaacTATCAATCTTTAGGCACACACATAAATTCGGATCAGTTACTTGAAAAACAGATCCGAGAGGCATAATCATGCATAGAAGAAACCAGAACGGCATAAATACATAACTAAGAATTttccaaaatgaagaaaaatcacaaaccCAACAATTAATAACCAAAAACAATATACAGGTGAATCAAAACCCAAGTTGCAATCGAAATCAGAACTCCACATAACTACTCTTCCATTTTCCAAAGAGGTGGAAAATCCAAGTGAACTTTCTATTCAAAAGACCCAACAAGAACACAAGATTTTCGTAACTCACCACTTGACTAAAGTTCTATTGGCGTATTAATctttggaaaaaataaaacaatcgAAAGAATCCACCCCCACCCTCACACCACATAAAACATCTCTAAAAAACAGAGCAAAAACAGAGCATGAAAGTTTTCCGCCTGCACAACACATGAAACCGTTtcagaaaacaaagaaacccaAAAGTCATCCACAAAAAAAGGGGATGGAGTTCGAAGcgatatcaaaaaaaaaaaaaaaaaaaaaactcaaaaaccaaaaacaaagaacCCCATCTCCATCAGAGGTCTCGAAAGGAAGAAACCTAAACGAAAAAAAATACCCATATACATTGGCAAACAGATCTAAAGCTTAATCCACTGAGAAACACAGTCCCATCTAAGAGTCATACAGAAGGGGGGGAACAGAAACGTACCAAAATTTAATCGGCGGATTAGTATCTGCGTGAGAGTTAAAAAGGTTGGTTGagagaggaggaggaagaagaaggaataTGAATTTGAAGAGGGCGATGTGGAGGGTGGAGGGTTGAGAGGGAGTTTATATAAAAAGCGAGAAGAGCGAAGGAATCTGAAATTCAATAGAAATGGGAAAAAGAATGGATATAGAAGAGACGATGGGACGATGACGATGCGGCGTCTGAGCTTAAAGCAAAGAAGTAAAGGACAAAAACATTGCTCTCTTTTAAAGCTCTGGTTTCTCTTCAATCGCCTTTCCTTTTCctccctttcctttttttctactcgtatttattaaagaaaacaaaaaaaactaatttctaTTACGAATACAAAAGGCATTGTtaccaacaaaattttataattgtttcattagaaaaaatatttatgagttTGGTGagattttatcttcttttactCCAAATATTTAGAGAGAAGGTATAAACCAAATTACTtgtgtataaaaaataaaaataaattaatgctTGGGATTTTTAGATGTAAATTACTTTAATGATTACATAAATCTATTTTCTAGTGGGTATTTTGGGAATATTATCACTAATGTTGGGAAACCTCAAAACCttggaatttgttagataaTATGTTTTTCCTAAAAGAGATTATAAGGTAATTAGGgatatgattttaattttatcttaaaaagTAAATGGACATAAATGATTCATCACAATCCCAATAATaagataaagataaaattataataaatattatatttatataattacgGAAAAAAATCtgatattgtttctttttttttttttaaaaatattattagcatttataaattttagatttttttaaattataaaaagaataaaaataactataaacataaaagaaaaaaaagtacattatATCAACCAATACATTACCGTTTAGATCCATAGTCACATAGGAGTTGattgaaagtaaaattttgttatatttataaatattttaaatcaattttttatatttttaaaccaccttaaattttagttgcatatttttttaacaatcgTAGAGTTTTCattggaaaattattttaagttataaaattgttggacttatttacaaatacaacaaattttattgataaaaaagcctatagatattaatataatttaaaattttgattcattttggtatatttgaaaacaacttttttattgctaatagtttaatttttttatttttaaacttataattataagaaacatttttaaaaaaatagtaaaataaattaaaatatttactagctataacaaaattttagattctatcgaTTATAGGAACTGTTAGACTTTTATCACTATATATCAATGTCACTGATAGAAGCATAacaatatctattattgatagaatttggaAAGTTTCCTATATgcagtaaatattttgtcaaatttgctattttttacaattcccCTAACTATAAATTAGAACCTTTtacctttcttttaaaataaatcgtGGGAGTTATCAATTATAAATGTggataaatgaataaatttgatCAGACATGAgtatttgttgtttgtaaaagtaacaaaagCAAACCATAAAACCACgtataaaatatatgagacgtaatatatgtttgatacaacTAATAT
This DNA window, taken from Cucumis sativus cultivar 9930 chromosome 6, Cucumber_9930_V3, whole genome shotgun sequence, encodes the following:
- the LOC101204208 gene encoding E3 ubiquitin-protein ligase RMA1H1 — translated: MEQEYLEETLMQNDNSLGGDRLCLDNQIYISDAEDEASHGFDCNICLDSVQDPVVTLCGHLFCWPCIYKWLHCKKLSAQRCQQVECRCPVCKAKVSRATLVPIYGKFQTTDASKAEAPPNLGPAIPRRPLGRHACEAETPASPTPQLHSDNYSPQSHSYYAQTQNEYIASSMLSSSSITTNIIHPVIGMFGDTIYARTFGNTTTNLYTYPNSYGNVNNSSVRLRRHIMQADESLSRICFFFFCCLVICLLLF